One Mycobacterium paraseoulense genomic window, TTTGGAGGTGTGGAAACCCTCGGGACGGGAGCTGATCGCGCTGAGCGGTGAACGAGTGACCCTGGGCAAGGCCTTGACCAACGCCGTGTCGTTCGAGCACGACCCGACCGTGTCCCGCGTGCACGCCGTCTTGGAGAACTTCGGGCAAGCGTGGTCCGTGCGGGATCTCGGTAGCCGCAACGGCACCTACGTCAACGGGGAAAAGATCGCCGCGGAACGGATCCTGCGGTCTGGAGACGAATTACGCCTGGGCAGTTCACGGTTGGTCTTCTGGATGACAAGGGGGGCCGACGAAGCACCGGGTGATCAAGAAACCGAAACCGGCAAGTCCGTCCTGCGACCGCCTCGGATGACCCAGCGCGAACTCGAGGTCCTCAAGGTGTTGTGTCGGCCGTTCGTCTCCGATGACCCGTTTCCCGAGCCCGCGTCGGTTCGTCGGATGGCCCAGGAGCTGTTCGTTACGGAGGCGGCCGTCAAGCAGCATCTGCAACACCTGTACGACAAGTTCGGTATCAACGCCGATGGAGATCGTCGGGTCCGGCTGGCCAACGCGGCCATCCGCCTCGGGGCTGTCAACCGCTCCATGCTGCGTGAGCGTCGCCCGCGGCAACGGTGAGCGGCCGCGTCACTAGGAGACCTTGTCGAGCACCCCGCCGCCGAGCATGGCGACGGCGTTGAGGGCGCTGCGGCGGTATTCGTCGCATGTGGGGCACGACTCGATATGGCGCGCAATGCGTTTGCGCATCAGGACGGTGAACTGTTGGTCCCAGCCGGACAGCTCCGCGGAGAGGCGCGGGCATCCGTTCTGGGGAGCGCGGCGGGCCACCAACAGCGCCCCCAACGAGCGTTCAATGGTGTCGCGCAGCCGCTGCAGCAGCTTCTTGGTCGAGTCATAGCTGATGCCGAGCGTTCGTGCGAGCTCGGCTCCGGTCATGCCACGGCGGTAGGCGAGCTCCAGCACCTGGCGGTCGCGCTCGGACAATCCGCCGGCGGCCTGGGCGATCAGTTGGCGGAGTTCGTTCTGGGCCGTGAGCGTGAACGGCCCCGGGCCGGTGGCCGCGTTGTCGGGCAGCTCGTCGGACGCGGCCTCGCGGCGGCGTTCGGACAGGGTCCGCAGTGCGCTGCGCCGGGCGATGGCGTAGAGCCACGGCCTCAGCTTGTCCGCGTCACGAAGCTTCGGCAACTCTGTCGTCGCCGTGCAGAAGACCTCTTGCACGCAGTCAGAGGCCGCGTGCCGATCGCGCAGCATGCCGACGCAGTAGGCGTGCAGCGGGGCGGCGTAGCGGTGGTAGATCCCGGCCAGCGCGGCGCGATCGCCGGCCGCAGCAGCCCGGGCGAGGTCCGCGTCGCTCACGATGGGGCTGTTCGGCAGTGTGGTCATGAAACTCATGACTGAAATGCTCGGCGATGGCGGGTGATCTCGTAATTACCGTGGAAGCCAGTTTCCACTCCCGAAAGGGAAGGGTTTCCTATCCGTTTGGTAAGGGTTTGTTCGGCAAGTGCCGGTAAGCCGACTCGGCTGCGGGGAGCATGCCGACGACGACCACCGCCCCATCACCGTTACCTCGGTGATGGGGCGGTGGCGACGATCTTGACGTGTTATGGGCAGCTCACGCCTTCGTCTTGGTGTGCGCCGTGCGGGTGCCGGTGCCGTTTCCGGTGCCGGTCCCCGTGCCGTGGCCGGTGCCCGTGCCGGTGCCGTTGCCGCGGCCGCCGTGGGCGATGCGCAGCTCGTCGGCGGTCAGTGTGCGGATGCTCTGCCGGCGCAGCGCGATCTTGTCGTGGTTGATACTCATGTGACCTTTCCTTCTGGTGATTTGTTGACGGCAAGCCCGGGTGGGCCCGCTCATAGGTAGGAGCGCCGGCGACGTCGAAGGGTGACCCTTTTCCCGCGGAGATTTTGCACTTGCCGAACCCGGCCGGTTACCTGCCGGCACAGCGAGAACCGCCCCACAATCGACACCAAATCGGTTGTGGGGCGGTCTCTTCGGGTAGGCGCTGGGCTCTGCTAGGCCACCGTCAGCGTCTGCGTGGGTAAATGAGTAGCCGTCGGATTGGTGCTGGTGCCTGTGTGCGTTCCCGAGCTGGGCATCGTGGTGTGTTTGGTGGTCCTGCCCGTGCCGTTGCCACCGCCGGTGCCGTTGCCGCCCTGACCGCCGTGGGCCATGCGCAGCTCGTCGCCGGTCAAGGCGCGGATGCTTTGCCGGCGCAGGGCCAGCTTGTCGTTGGTGTTCATCGTCTCTCCTGATTGTGATTTGTGTTGGCGCGGACCGGGTTTGGCCGCACTCACAGGTAGGAGCGACAAACCTGGCAAAGCGTGACGCTATTTCGCCCGCGCCAATCGGCTCGCGTAGTGGCGATCCAGAAAGTTCAGCAGGACGAGTTCGTGAGTGCGGGCGGCCGAGCGCAGCAGCCGCACGGCGTTCAGGTGGCTGAAGCTGTGCAGCAGCTCCGGATAGGACCGGGTCAGCTCACCCCGCCTGGAAAGGTCCGCCAGCTCCGCGAGCAAGGGCGCCATCCGGTCGGATCGCCGCCTGAACACCAGGCGCGCGGCTTCGTACGGGTGCCCCTCGCCGTCATCGAGCAGCGCGGTGATGTCGGCGCGCTCGCGGCGCCAGCGCTGCCCGATCCCGGGATCCAGGTTGGCGGCGTTGGGGTATTCCGGCCGGTATCCGGCGGCCCCGCTCTTGGCCCAGTCGCGGCGCTCGTGGATGTCCAGGCCCGCATCGGCCAGGAGGCGGTCGGTGGCATACAGGCACAACCGCCAGCGCGCGTCGGCCGCCTCCTCGCCGCCGAGCATGCCCAGGACTCGCAGCACGGCCTCGCTGTCGACCGCATGGATCCGCTCGGCCAGCTCGACGCCGGCGTCGCCGCCGTAGCGTTCGATCTCGCGGTGGTACGTGTCGGTCGCGAACTTCCATATCGTCCCGTCGGCGAGCCGTGGCGCCAGGGCGTCGGTCAGTGCCGGGAGGGCGTGGTCGCGCAGCGCGGCGGGGTCCCCGTGCAACCGGAGCCGCAGATGATGTTCGGGGTCGGCATAGCGCAGGAAGAACCAGTGGTCGACAACGCCGCTTTCGCGCAGCTGTTCGATGACGGGCCCGACGGTGTCGGTGAGGATGTGATCGGCCGACGCCGTACCCGTGTACGCCTTGAGGTAGAGCCACGGGCTGCCGGGTGCGAACGTCCGGCGCACCGTGGGCGCGGTCCACGACCGGGGGGCGGGTGCCGGTTCGCCGCGGCGGAGGAACGGCACGATGAGTTCGTGGGCGAACCGGCCTTGCGGGCCGCCGGCGACCCCGGTGGGCAGGACCTCCTCGAGGATCGCCTCGGTCCGCCCGCGCAGCACCTTGGCGGCCGCGGCGGTCAGGGCGGGGCTGGCCGTGTCGACGTACAGGCGGTTGTCGCCGTCGGCGATGAGCAGCTCGCCGGGTAGCCCCCGCTCACGGGCGAGCGCCGCCCATGCGGCCACGGCGTCGGACCCGGTGACCCGGGCGATCTCGTCCGCCGACAGCCGCCACCGCGCCCGTGCCAGGACCAGGCGCCCGGAGGTGACTCGGGGCAACGCCGGCGCCCCTGCCAGGGCGCCCCAATCCCACGTAAGCCCGCCGGCCACCCCGTCGCTTTGCAGTGCCGCGAGAAACCGGTAAACCCCGAAGCCGCGCCACGCCGGGTTGTGGGCGGTGGTCAGCCGCGGCCTGACTTCGGCGCCCAGCCGCGGGCTGTAGAGGACGACGCGGTCACCGTCGAGACGCACGGTCAGCTCGTCGACACTGAGCTGACGATCCGCGGGTGCCCCCGAACGACCCAACAGGACCAGCTCGTAGTCGCGCAACACCGGCCGGGCCAACACATTCCCGACACGGCCTTCCGGCAGGTGGACGATCTCGGCGAACACGACACCGGGCGACTGGGCCTCCTCGGCGCGCAGGTGGGCTCGTACCGCGTCGGACATGCGCGCATCGCCGTGACAGAACCGGCCGAGTAGCTGAGCTCCCGAAGGCCCGTAAACGCAGTCGATCTCGATACCGTCCTCGAGGAGGCTGGCGTTGACCGCCAGGCCGTCGGGCAACGGCGGCGGCGACGGCGATTCCAGGCGCGCGACGGTAGGGGCGTCGAGTTCGAGGCTGGCAGCGCCGCTTTCGCGGGTGCGGATCATCATGTCGAGCAGGACGGCGTCGCGCGCGGTGAACGCATACTGCGGTGCCACACCGCCCAGGTCGAGGCCGGTCAGCAGTGGCGACTCGTCGGCGGCCGGGTGCGTCGACGGGTCGAATCCGACGCCCATCTCCTCGTCGAGCGCCTCCATCAGCGGGACCTCGCGGTCCTCGTAGCGCGCCGCGAACTGCTGCTTGAACCGAATCAGCGCCGGATCCTCGCCGCCGGTGGACAACCGATGCAGCAGGTGCACGCCCTCGGTGAGCAGTCGCACCGCGTCGGATCCAAGCCTCAGACCGGACCCGGCCCGGTGCAGGTCGACCTGGATCAGCCGGGCTTCGTCGCCTTCGCCGGCCAGCTCGAGCAGGGTTGCGGCCGCGGCACCGTAGGCCTCCGGCGGATTTCCCAGCCCGGCGGCGTCCAGCCGGGCGAGCTCGTCGGATACCCGCCGCAACGCCTCCGACGTCGCGGCGAAGGCCGGTCCGCTCAGCGATGACATCAGCTGCGCCAGCGGTTCTGGGCCCGTTACCGCGGGCTCTGCCACCGGCGTCAGGACCTTGGCCTCGATCAGGGCATCGACGTACTCGCGGGCCTCGCCGCGCTCGACTACCATCCCTTCGGCAACGGCCTCGACGACCGTGTCCACCGAACAGCCGCCGGCGGCCGCGTCCAGCGCACACCGCAACGGCGCGTCGTCCTCGATAACGACCAGATGATGCGAGCGACGGCCCTCGCGAAGCCGGCTTTCGATGAGGCGCACGGCCCCGGCGGCGTGGTAGCGGCTGGAGTTGGGTTCCACCATCATCGCCGGCCGTGTCGCCGGATCCGCGAGCAGCCGCTGCACCAGCGCCGCCAGCACCTCGGTGTCGGGCCGGCTGTGCCGACTGACCCGCTGCGGGCCGTCGACCACCAGCGCGGTGGCTCCCGGATCTGGGCTCACCTCGCCCAGCGCGCAGCCCGCGAAAAGTCCGAAAGGGGTTGCGCGGGTGCACATGCGCGTCAGGTACGCGGTCACCGAGGCAATCACCCGGTCGTCGGGATCGCCCGCGGCCAAGCATCGCATCAACCCGGGTGAGGCGAGGTGCAGGGCCTCGCGAACCTCCGGCCGCGCAACGAGGGTCCGCCAGTGGTCGGAATCGGCGCGCAGGCAATCCAATTCCTGCAGTGGCAGCAACGGCGCGCGCATCACGAAGAAGCCGCTCGGAGTCAGTGTGGACGTCGATGGAGCGTTCATTGCGGTTGCCTACCTTGCTGTTTCGCCGACGAGTTGTCCGGCCACGAGTCGTGCGTAATGGCCGCCCATGGCCATGAGTTCCTGGTGACAGCCCGCCTCGACGACCCGGCCCGCGTCCATCACCACGATGTGGTCGGCGTCGATCACGGTCGCCAGTCGATGCGCGATCACGATGACGGTGCAGCCGAGCCGCGCGATATTGCCGTGGACCCTGGCCTCGGTGACGGTGTCGAGACTGCTGGTCGCCTCGTCGAGCAACAGGATCCGTGGCCGGGGGGCGAGCGCGCGTGCCAGGGCAAGCCGTTGACGTTGACCACCCGACAGCGAGGCGCCCGCGTCGACGAGCGGGGTGTCGAAACCCATTGGCATCGCGCGGATGTCCTCGGCGACGCCGGCCAGTTCCGCCGCCGACTCGAGCCGCTCCAGCGGCAGGCTGGGGTTACCCAGTACCAGGTTGTCGCGAATCGGCAGCCCGAAGATGTAGGGGTCCTGGGTCACCACGCCGATTTGCGAGCGCACGCTGCGCGGGTGCAGGGTGGCGAGGTCATTGCCGTCGAGCAGGACGCGTCCCTCCGAGGGTGAGTAGAGGCCCAGTAGGAGCCGGCCCAGCGTGGATTTGCCCGACCCGGAACGACCCACGATGGCCAGGACCTGTCCGGGCCGCACCTCGAGGCTGGCGCCGTCGACGACCGGTGGGCCATGGGGGGTGTAGCGGAAGGTGAGCCGCTCGGCGCGTACCGATCCGATGAGTTCGGGCGCGTGTCGTAGCTCGCGCCCCGCGGTCTCCGTGGGGGTGTTGAACACGTCGTCAAGGCGGGCCAGGTAGCTGCCGAGCAGCTGCACTTGCAGCGCAGTCGCGACCAGAATGCCAAGTGGTTCAAGAAATCCCGTCGCCAGGGCAGCCAGGGCAAGCATGGTGCCCAACGAGAGCTTTCCGCTGGACGTCAGCTCGGCGCCGGCCAGCAGCACCGCGATGGGGGACAACAGCGCCAGCCCGTGGATCGCGGTCGAGACCAAGGCCTCGAGGCGCCCGCGGCGTAGCGAGACGTTCAGTTCGGCGACGAACAGGTTGGTCCAGTGCGCCACCGCGCGCCGCTCCGCGCCGGCCGCCTTGAGCGTTTCGACGGCGGAGAACATCTCGTAGGCGTAGGACTGTGAGCGGGCTTCGGTGGCCAGTGATTCGCCCATCAGGTGTTGGTTGCGGCGGCGCGCCGCCAGCAGGACGGCGACCTGGGCGGCGCCGAGCACGCAGACGAGAAGGCCCAGAGCCGGCGACAGGGCGACGATGACAACCAGGTAGAGGGTGGCCAGCGCGCCGTCGAGCAGCGCGGAGATGGTGCCCGTGGTCAGGATCTCGCGAACCGTGGCGTTGCTGCGCAATCGCATCATCAGGTCTCCCGACGAGCGCTTGAGGAAGAACGCGTACGGCAGGTCCACGAGGTGCTCGAGGAAGTCGAGCGTCATGTCGACGTCCAGGCGACTGCGCAGCCGCAACAGCAAATGGGCGCGCAGATACGTCGCGAGCACCGAGTAGATGACCAAAGCGGCCATCACCGCGGCCAGCACTTTCAGCAGGCGCCCGTCGTCGTTGGGCACGACCCGATCGACGACCACGCCGGTCAGCACCGGCACCGCCAGCGCCATCACCCGCACCACCACCGAGGTGGCCAGCACCCGGCCGATCCCGGTCGATCGGGCCAGCAGGCGCCGCGCGTGATGGAGCGCGCCGGGGGCTCTCCGCCCGCCCGCCGCGAAACCGTCGCCGGGCTCCAGCATGACCGCGACGCCGCTGTAGAGATCGTTGACCGCGTCCCAGCTGAGCCGGTAGCGACCGGCGGCCGGATCGACAATGGTCACCCCGCGCCGTGAAGTCGAGTCGAGGACGATGAAATGCGAAGCACCCCAATGTAGTACGGTGCCCCGGGGCAGAGCCCGCAGATCGTCGAGTTCGGTAGCCACGCCGCGGGCACGCAACCCGAACGAGGTCGCGGCCTCCGCGAGCCGCAAGGCGTCGATACCGTCGCGCCCGGTCCCGGTGGCCTCGTGCGCCTCGGCGAGCGAAACGTGGCGGCCGTGATAGCCGAGCGCCATGGCGAGCGCGGCGGCGCCGCAGTCGGCCATTTCTGCCTGCGCAATGTAGGGGATCGCGCGTCCCCGCCCCTTCACCGCAGCCTCGGCATTAACGCGCTGATCAGCCGCTGCCGTCCTTGCGGAACAACAAGTTCACCGGACGGCGCCGAAACGGGCCGGTCCAACTCGGCCTTCACCTCGGTCGCGGTCACGTCGATGACGACGGCGCCGTGCGTTGTGCCGGAAGCATCCCGAAATTGGACGGCAGCACCCCGGGCAGGCGGTATGCCGCCGCCACGGCTCGCCGTGACAGTCATGCCTTGCGTGACGGCCGGCAGCGCCTCGGTCCGCGCAATGCTGACCGTGCCGGCGATCAGAGCGCCGGCTGCCAACAGCACACCGAGCATGACGAGTCCCGCCTCGGTCCGCTCCTGCTGCTTGATCAGTTCACCGGGGCGGCTCGCCGTGGATTGGCGGTCGCGCCACCGCTCACGAAACACCGGCTCATGCCGGGTCTCGCCGTCGTCGCTATTTCGGTCGGCTTCCATTCGTCGCTCCTTGGGTGGCGGTCGGTCGCAGACGGGGCCGACTCTCGCGGGTAGGAGCTTCAGCGGTGCGAAACGGTGACACCTTTTGGGGATGCTGCCGGCGCCGGCCTGTGGCAATCGCCCGGACCCGATCTAGAGTCCACGGGTTTTGCCGAGGATTATGACCGTCCTCCGGTCAGCCCTGCGCGAGCTCGGCGACGGGCTGCCATTCCGCCCAGGTGCGTAGCCGGCTCTCATAGTCGGCCTTGGCGGTTTCCAGCGGCGAGGCCCCGAAAAACACTCGCAGCGGCGGCTTTTCGGCGTCGACCACCTTCAGCAGCGCGGCGGCGGATGCCTCCGGGTTGCCCGGGCTGGCCCAGCGCTTGCTGCGCTCGGCCTGCACGGCGGCGCGAACGTCGTCGTAGGCCGGCAGCGGATCGGCGTGCCTGGCGGAATCTCCGGCCCAGTCGGTGTCGAAGCCGCCCGGCTCGATCAGCGTGACGTGCACCCCGAACGGGGCGACCTCCTGCGCCAGCGCCTGTGAGAAGCCCTCGAGCGCCCACTTGGACGCGTGGTACATGCCGACCAAGGGGAACGCGGTGATGCCCCCGATCGAGGACACCTGGATGATGTGCCCGCTGCCCTGCGCCCGCAGATATGGCAGCGCGGCCTGGGTGACCCACAGCGCCCCAAAGACGTTCGTCTCGATCTGGTCGCGCGCGTCCCGTTCGGAGAGCTCCTCGACGAAGCCGAACTGCCCGTAGCCGGCGTTGTTGACGACGATGTCCAGCCGCCCGAAGTGGTCGTACGCGTGCTTGACCGCGGCGAAGTCGGCGCTTCGATCCGTGACGTCCAACCGGATCGGCAGCAGCGCGTCGCCGTATTTCTCGGCCAGGTCGTCGAGTGACGCCGTGTTGCGCGCTGTCGCCGCAACCCTGTCGCCGCGCTCGAGCGCCGCGATCGCCCATGCCCGTCCGAAACCGCGCGATGTCCCGGTGATAAACCAAACTTTTTCAGTCACGAAGTGTTGCAACGCCGATGTCGCCGCCTAATTCCCGAGAGGTAGCGTCTCCGTCATGAGTCGCGCGGCCTTGGACAAGGACCCCCGGGACGTCGCGTCGATGTTCGACGGCGTGGCCCGCCGCTACGACGTGACCAACACCGTGCTGTCGCTGGGTCAGGACCGGTACTGGCGGAAAGCCACCCGGTCGGCGCTGGACATCGGGCCGGGCCAGCGGGTGCTGGACCTCGCCGCGGGCACGGCGGTATCCACCGTCGAGCTGCAGAAGTCGGGGGCATGGTGTGTGGCGGCCGATTTCTCGGTGGGGATGCTCGCGGCGGGGGCGGCTCGCGACGTGCCGAAGGTCGCCGCCGACGCCACTCGCCTGCCGTTTGGTGACGATGTATTCGACGCCGTCACAATCAGTTTCGGGTTGCGCAACGTCGTCGTTCCGCAGGCGGCACTGCGTGAGATGGCTCGGGTCACCCGCCCGGGCGGCCGATTGGTGGTGTGCGAATTCTCCACGCCGACCAATGCGCTGTTCGCCACCGCCTACAAGGAGTACTTGATGCGGGCGCTGCCGCGGGTGGCGCGCGCGGTGTCCAGCAACCCGGACGCCTATGTGTACCTCGCGGAGTCGATCAGGGCCTGGCCCGACCAGGCAAACCTGGCACGCGAAATCGCGCGGGCCGGATGGGCGGCGGTGCGGTGGCGCAACCTGACCGGCGGCATCGTCGCCCTACACGCGGGCCACAAGCCGCTGCGGTGAGAACGCCCTAGTGGGTACCGGCGCGCTGCACGAAGCCGACCTGGTCGGGGCAGTAGTGGTCCACCGCGGCACCGAGGAACTGGAACGCCTGCCCCTGGGTGGTGCCCCGCGGCAGGTTGTGCTGGATGAAATTGGCGGACTTGTACGGGTCGCCGTCCACACCCCTGGCGATCCGCTCGCAGGTGATCTTGCCCAGCCACGCGAGCTGGTCCTGCGGCTGGTAGATGCCGAAGCCGTTGACCGTGTTCTTGAACGGGGCGTCCTGGTCGTTGGGCGGCGGCGGCGAGGCCAATGCCGGCGCGGCCAGCGCGATGGCGGCGGCGGCCAGGCCGCCAATAGTAGCCAGCTTCGTTCCCTTCATTAGCCGGACTATACACCGCTCGCCCGAACCGTGCGGAAAATTCTCGACGCCCGCAGTCGGGACCGAGCACCGTTTGCGCACGTCAATGACGGTGAGCAGTTCGCTCAGCTGAACGGCACCCGGCGATCGACCAGCCGGGACAGCCGTCCGGCGCCCCGCCAGGCCCGCGCCACCCAGTCGGCGTCATCGTCGGTGACGAGGTTGGCCATCACCCGCACGGCGATCGTCATCAGCCTCGGGGAGCGCATCGCGATCGGCCCCGTCGTGGGCAGGAACCGCTGGAACGTCAGCAGCAGCGCCAGCCTTCGGGCGATCGAGAACCCCCGGCCGTAGTGCTCCTGCAGCAGCGCCGGCCACACCCGCGACAGGTCGCGGCAGTCCAGCAGCTCGGCGGCCAGCCGCCCCGTCTCCATCCCGTAGTCGATGCCCTCGCCATTCAACGGGTTGACGCAGGCCGCGGCGTCGCCGATCAGCATCCAGTTGGGCCCGGCCACCCCGGACACCGCGCCGCCCATCGGCAGCAACGCCGACGACACGGCCCGCGGCGGCCCGTCGAAGCCCCACTCGTCGCGGCGCAGGTCGGTGTAGTAGTTGATCAGCGGTCGCAGCGCCAGGTCGGCCGGCCGTTTCGACGTCGACAGCGCGCCGACGCCGATGTTCACCTCGCCGTTGCCGAGCGGGAAGATCCAGCCGTAGCCGGGCAGCACTTTGTCCTTGGAGCCGTCGGGTCCGCGCAGCTCCAGGTGCGACGTCAGCCACGGGTCGTCGGCGCGCGCGGTGGCCAGATAGCCGCGGGCCGCGACGCCGTACACCGTCTCCTGGTGCCAACGCCGCCCCAGCTCGCGGCCCAGCGAAGACCGGGCCCCGTCGGCCACGATCAGCTGCCGGCAGCCCACCTCCGTGCCGTCGGCCAACGTCAGCGACACCACGCGTCTCGACGAGTCATGATGGACAGCAACGGCTTTCGTGCCCAGCATCATCCGGGCGCCGGAATCCTCGGCGACCTTGCGGATCCGGTCGTCCAACTCGAGTCGGGCCACCGCACTGCCGGTCGAGGGAAACGACGGGCCCGGCCAGC contains:
- the menJ gene encoding menaquinone reductase — translated: MSVETKADLVVVGAGPAGSAAAAWAARAGNDVLVIDSASFPRDKPCGDGLTPRAVAECERLGLGDWLDTRIRHRGLRMSGFGGEVEVGWPGPSFPSTGSAVARLELDDRIRKVAEDSGARMMLGTKAVAVHHDSSRRVVSLTLADGTEVGCRQLIVADGARSSLGRELGRRWHQETVYGVAARGYLATARADDPWLTSHLELRGPDGSKDKVLPGYGWIFPLGNGEVNIGVGALSTSKRPADLALRPLINYYTDLRRDEWGFDGPPRAVSSALLPMGGAVSGVAGPNWMLIGDAAACVNPLNGEGIDYGMETGRLAAELLDCRDLSRVWPALLQEHYGRGFSIARRLALLLTFQRFLPTTGPIAMRSPRLMTIAVRVMANLVTDDDADWVARAWRGAGRLSRLVDRRVPFS
- a CDS encoding peptidase domain-containing ABC transporter produces the protein MKGRGRAIPYIAQAEMADCGAAALAMALGYHGRHVSLAEAHEATGTGRDGIDALRLAEAATSFGLRARGVATELDDLRALPRGTVLHWGASHFIVLDSTSRRGVTIVDPAAGRYRLSWDAVNDLYSGVAVMLEPGDGFAAGGRRAPGALHHARRLLARSTGIGRVLATSVVVRVMALAVPVLTGVVVDRVVPNDDGRLLKVLAAVMAALVIYSVLATYLRAHLLLRLRSRLDVDMTLDFLEHLVDLPYAFFLKRSSGDLMMRLRSNATVREILTTGTISALLDGALATLYLVVIVALSPALGLLVCVLGAAQVAVLLAARRRNQHLMGESLATEARSQSYAYEMFSAVETLKAAGAERRAVAHWTNLFVAELNVSLRRGRLEALVSTAIHGLALLSPIAVLLAGAELTSSGKLSLGTMLALAALATGFLEPLGILVATALQVQLLGSYLARLDDVFNTPTETAGRELRHAPELIGSVRAERLTFRYTPHGPPVVDGASLEVRPGQVLAIVGRSGSGKSTLGRLLLGLYSPSEGRVLLDGNDLATLHPRSVRSQIGVVTQDPYIFGLPIRDNLVLGNPSLPLERLESAAELAGVAEDIRAMPMGFDTPLVDAGASLSGGQRQRLALARALAPRPRILLLDEATSSLDTVTEARVHGNIARLGCTVIVIAHRLATVIDADHIVVMDAGRVVEAGCHQELMAMGGHYARLVAGQLVGETAR
- a CDS encoding demethylmenaquinone methyltransferase; protein product: MSRAALDKDPRDVASMFDGVARRYDVTNTVLSLGQDRYWRKATRSALDIGPGQRVLDLAAGTAVSTVELQKSGAWCVAADFSVGMLAAGAARDVPKVAADATRLPFGDDVFDAVTISFGLRNVVVPQAALREMARVTRPGGRLVVCEFSTPTNALFATAYKEYLMRALPRVARAVSSNPDAYVYLAESIRAWPDQANLAREIARAGWAAVRWRNLTGGIVALHAGHKPLR
- a CDS encoding RNA polymerase sigma factor, which produces MSFMTTLPNSPIVSDADLARAAAAGDRAALAGIYHRYAAPLHAYCVGMLRDRHAASDCVQEVFCTATTELPKLRDADKLRPWLYAIARRSALRTLSERRREAASDELPDNAATGPGPFTLTAQNELRQLIAQAAGGLSERDRQVLELAYRRGMTGAELARTLGISYDSTKKLLQRLRDTIERSLGALLVARRAPQNGCPRLSAELSGWDQQFTVLMRKRIARHIESCPTCDEYRRSALNAVAMLGGGVLDKVS
- a CDS encoding SDR family oxidoreductase; the protein is MTEKVWFITGTSRGFGRAWAIAALERGDRVAATARNTASLDDLAEKYGDALLPIRLDVTDRSADFAAVKHAYDHFGRLDIVVNNAGYGQFGFVEELSERDARDQIETNVFGALWVTQAALPYLRAQGSGHIIQVSSIGGITAFPLVGMYHASKWALEGFSQALAQEVAPFGVHVTLIEPGGFDTDWAGDSARHADPLPAYDDVRAAVQAERSKRWASPGNPEASAAALLKVVDAEKPPLRVFFGASPLETAKADYESRLRTWAEWQPVAELAQG
- a CDS encoding FHA domain-containing protein produces the protein MSSHLEVWKPSGRELIALSGERVTLGKALTNAVSFEHDPTVSRVHAVLENFGQAWSVRDLGSRNGTYVNGEKIAAERILRSGDELRLGSSRLVFWMTRGADEAPGDQETETGKSVLRPPRMTQRELEVLKVLCRPFVSDDPFPEPASVRRMAQELFVTEAAVKQHLQHLYDKFGINADGDRRVRLANAAIRLGAVNRSMLRERRPRQR
- a CDS encoding DUF732 domain-containing protein, translating into MKGTKLATIGGLAAAAIALAAPALASPPPPNDQDAPFKNTVNGFGIYQPQDQLAWLGKITCERIARGVDGDPYKSANFIQHNLPRGTTQGQAFQFLGAAVDHYCPDQVGFVQRAGTH
- a CDS encoding lantibiotic dehydratase, producing MNAPSTSTLTPSGFFVMRAPLLPLQELDCLRADSDHWRTLVARPEVREALHLASPGLMRCLAAGDPDDRVIASVTAYLTRMCTRATPFGLFAGCALGEVSPDPGATALVVDGPQRVSRHSRPDTEVLAALVQRLLADPATRPAMMVEPNSSRYHAAGAVRLIESRLREGRRSHHLVVIEDDAPLRCALDAAAGGCSVDTVVEAVAEGMVVERGEAREYVDALIEAKVLTPVAEPAVTGPEPLAQLMSSLSGPAFAATSEALRRVSDELARLDAAGLGNPPEAYGAAAATLLELAGEGDEARLIQVDLHRAGSGLRLGSDAVRLLTEGVHLLHRLSTGGEDPALIRFKQQFAARYEDREVPLMEALDEEMGVGFDPSTHPAADESPLLTGLDLGGVAPQYAFTARDAVLLDMMIRTRESGAASLELDAPTVARLESPSPPPLPDGLAVNASLLEDGIEIDCVYGPSGAQLLGRFCHGDARMSDAVRAHLRAEEAQSPGVVFAEIVHLPEGRVGNVLARPVLRDYELVLLGRSGAPADRQLSVDELTVRLDGDRVVLYSPRLGAEVRPRLTTAHNPAWRGFGVYRFLAALQSDGVAGGLTWDWGALAGAPALPRVTSGRLVLARARWRLSADEIARVTGSDAVAAWAALARERGLPGELLIADGDNRLYVDTASPALTAAAAKVLRGRTEAILEEVLPTGVAGGPQGRFAHELIVPFLRRGEPAPAPRSWTAPTVRRTFAPGSPWLYLKAYTGTASADHILTDTVGPVIEQLRESGVVDHWFFLRYADPEHHLRLRLHGDPAALRDHALPALTDALAPRLADGTIWKFATDTYHREIERYGGDAGVELAERIHAVDSEAVLRVLGMLGGEEAADARWRLCLYATDRLLADAGLDIHERRDWAKSGAAGYRPEYPNAANLDPGIGQRWRRERADITALLDDGEGHPYEAARLVFRRRSDRMAPLLAELADLSRRGELTRSYPELLHSFSHLNAVRLLRSAARTHELVLLNFLDRHYASRLARAK